A single genomic interval of Parvularcula marina harbors:
- a CDS encoding right-handed parallel beta-helix repeat-containing protein, giving the protein MKLTRKKAIAALMSMAAAGALGSSGFAQDSTFGGMPTVTPQTAKKIEDARRRDAATTSTKKRKLPAYVVVDQGGPNINMDRAADPSRARYTSINEAIENVAWGGVVVVMPGIYEENIELKRSVSLQGDRGAGSGVRIRQVAETNAAGEQKPCLKFTPQSFNEHAQISNIDFEPMANAGVPCVDVKDGIFTMIQSSVKGGGGELVSIEGGTAFLEKNTISGGSTGISITQTHPLWDRATLVDNIVTENYHQGINLSGEASMLVTGNLVNTNGVGISYNGGGAATLVGNKILNNSKHGIELGEDGKEVLIRLNQIWSNDQDGIKVTNSTGLIEDNDIDGNGGFEVSTIGHLNTVPTIINDVAQNVSSPAYNRNSRRSRDQSQWRVGNGPSGSSR; this is encoded by the coding sequence ATGAAACTGACTCGGAAAAAGGCAATCGCGGCGCTGATGTCCATGGCGGCAGCCGGCGCCCTTGGCTCCTCGGGCTTTGCTCAGGACAGCACTTTTGGCGGTATGCCGACAGTGACGCCGCAAACGGCCAAGAAAATCGAGGACGCCCGTCGTCGTGACGCAGCGACCACGAGCACGAAAAAGCGCAAGCTGCCAGCCTATGTCGTTGTCGACCAGGGCGGGCCGAACATCAATATGGATCGCGCTGCTGATCCTTCACGGGCTCGCTACACCTCGATCAATGAAGCGATCGAGAATGTGGCATGGGGCGGTGTCGTGGTCGTCATGCCCGGCATCTATGAAGAGAATATCGAGCTGAAGCGCTCGGTCAGCCTGCAAGGCGACCGCGGTGCCGGCAGCGGTGTCCGCATCCGTCAGGTTGCTGAAACCAATGCAGCCGGTGAGCAGAAGCCGTGCCTGAAATTCACGCCACAAAGCTTCAACGAGCATGCACAGATCTCGAATATCGATTTCGAGCCGATGGCAAATGCTGGTGTCCCTTGCGTCGATGTCAAAGACGGCATCTTCACCATGATCCAGTCCTCCGTCAAAGGCGGCGGCGGTGAGCTTGTCTCGATCGAGGGCGGTACGGCCTTCCTTGAGAAGAACACAATCTCGGGCGGCAGCACGGGGATCAGCATCACCCAGACGCATCCGCTCTGGGATCGTGCGACCCTCGTCGATAATATCGTGACCGAGAACTACCATCAGGGCATCAACCTCTCTGGCGAAGCCTCCATGCTGGTGACCGGCAACCTTGTGAACACCAACGGTGTCGGCATCTCCTATAATGGTGGTGGCGCGGCGACGCTGGTCGGCAACAAGATCCTCAACAACTCCAAGCACGGCATCGAATTGGGCGAGGATGGTAAGGAAGTGCTGATCCGCCTCAACCAGATCTGGTCGAATGATCAGGACGGCATCAAGGTCACCAACTCGACCGGCCTGATTGAGGACAATGACATTGACGGCAATGGCGGCTTTGAGGTCTCGACCATCGGTCACCTCAACACGGTCCCGACCATCATCAATGATGTTGCCCAGAACGTGTCGTCTCCGGCCTATAACCGGAACAGCCGCCGCAGCCGCGACCAGTCGCAGTGGCGCGTCGGGAACGGCCCGTCAGGGTCGAGCCGCTAA
- the ispG gene encoding flavodoxin-dependent (E)-4-hydroxy-3-methylbut-2-enyl-diphosphate synthase gives MSIRPWRDIERRESRRIMVGNVPIGDGAPIAVQSMTNTNTADAKATLEQIERIAEAGADIVRVSCPDKASTEAMKEICKHSPVPIVADIHFHYQRGIEAAEAGAACLRINPGNIGKRERVLEVISAARNNGCSMRIGVNGGSLEKHLLEKYGEPCPEAMVESALDHARILEDEDFHEFKISVKASDVFLTVAAYHGLAEATDKPLHLGVTEAGGFRIGTVKSSIGLGGLLWAGIGDTIRVSLSAEPEEEIKVGFDILKSLGLRHRGVNVISCPSCARQGFDVIRTVEKLEARLAHISTPMSLSVIGCVVNGPGEARETDIGFTGGGAEAGMAYLGGVPAFKLKNEDMVDKLVELVEEKAAEIEAARAAEAQAAE, from the coding sequence ATGAGCATTCGTCCGTGGCGGGATATTGAGCGCCGGGAAAGCCGCCGCATCATGGTCGGCAATGTGCCCATTGGCGATGGCGCGCCGATCGCCGTTCAGTCCATGACCAACACCAATACGGCGGACGCAAAAGCAACGCTCGAGCAGATCGAGCGGATCGCGGAAGCGGGCGCTGACATCGTACGGGTGAGCTGCCCGGATAAGGCCTCAACCGAGGCGATGAAGGAAATCTGCAAACACTCGCCGGTGCCGATCGTGGCAGACATCCATTTTCATTATCAGCGCGGCATCGAGGCGGCAGAGGCAGGAGCGGCCTGCCTCAGGATCAATCCGGGCAATATCGGCAAGCGCGAGCGCGTACTCGAAGTCATCAGTGCTGCCCGCAATAATGGCTGCTCCATGCGCATCGGGGTCAATGGTGGCTCGCTGGAAAAGCACCTGCTCGAAAAATATGGGGAGCCCTGTCCCGAGGCGATGGTCGAAAGCGCGCTCGATCATGCGCGCATCCTTGAGGATGAGGATTTCCACGAATTCAAGATTTCGGTGAAGGCGTCCGACGTGTTCCTCACCGTTGCCGCCTATCACGGCCTTGCCGAGGCAACCGACAAGCCGCTGCATCTGGGGGTCACCGAGGCGGGAGGTTTCCGTATAGGGACGGTCAAGTCATCCATCGGGCTTGGCGGGCTCCTCTGGGCCGGGATCGGCGATACGATCCGCGTGTCCCTCTCGGCAGAGCCCGAGGAAGAGATCAAGGTCGGCTTTGATATCCTCAAATCGCTGGGCCTGCGCCATCGCGGGGTGAATGTGATTTCCTGCCCGTCCTGTGCGCGGCAGGGGTTCGATGTCATCCGCACGGTCGAGAAGCTTGAGGCGCGGCTCGCGCATATCTCAACGCCCATGTCACTCTCCGTGATCGGATGTGTCGTGAATGGCCCCGGCGAAGCGCGGGAGACCGATATCGGCTTTACCGGCGGTGGCGCGGAAGCGGGCATGGCCTATCTGGGTGGTGTGCCGGCCTTCAAGCTCAAGAATGAAGACATGGTCGACAAGCTGGTCGAGCTGGTCGAGGAAAAGGCTGCCGAGATTGAAGCCGCCCGGGCTGCCGAAGCTCAGGCTGCGGAGTAA
- a CDS encoding TerB family tellurite resistance protein produces the protein MTEPVSDSRLALYEGLISLAWVDERLDPAEKIVLEDIFAQHHGLTDEQRAALTRDITTPVRLADIWPRLTDPQDRARFLDMADVIFKSDGEVDDSEADIYAVKLAKHLGTLALDGVKRELDDLRTELTEADKKEAEAYRDYAKNFGLFAFAKKLIGRGTDREDRTGTEL, from the coding sequence ATGACCGAACCCGTAAGTGACAGCCGGCTTGCCCTTTATGAAGGACTGATTTCCCTTGCCTGGGTGGATGAGCGGCTAGATCCGGCCGAGAAGATCGTCCTTGAAGACATCTTTGCCCAGCATCACGGCCTGACGGATGAGCAGCGCGCCGCCCTCACCCGTGACATCACAACCCCGGTGCGGCTCGCGGATATCTGGCCGCGCCTGACCGACCCGCAAGACCGCGCGCGCTTTCTCGACATGGCAGATGTGATCTTCAAATCTGATGGGGAAGTCGATGACAGCGAGGCGGACATCTATGCCGTCAAACTCGCCAAGCATTTAGGCACACTCGCTCTCGATGGCGTCAAGCGGGAGCTTGATGATCTGCGGACGGAATTAACGGAGGCAGATAAAAAAGAGGCCGAAGCCTACCGCGATTACGCGAAGAACTTCGGCCTGTTTGCTTTTGCCAAAAAGCTGATCGGGCGCGGTACGGATCGCGAAGACCGTACCGGCACCGAGCTTTAG
- the rplK gene encoding 50S ribosomal protein L11, with protein MAKKLQGYLKLQVPAGAANPSPPIGPALGQRGLNIMEFCKAFNAATQEMDKGMPIPTIITIYTDKSFTFETKTPPASYYLKKAAKLPKGGSLPGKEVAGSVTMAQVREIAEAKMADLNANDIDAAANIIAGSARAMGLKVEG; from the coding sequence ATGGCAAAGAAACTCCAAGGCTACCTGAAGCTTCAGGTGCCCGCCGGCGCGGCTAACCCGTCGCCGCCCATCGGCCCCGCTCTCGGTCAGCGCGGCCTCAACATCATGGAATTCTGCAAGGCGTTCAACGCTGCGACCCAGGAGATGGATAAGGGGATGCCGATCCCCACGATCATTACCATCTACACGGACAAGTCGTTCACGTTCGAAACCAAAACGCCGCCTGCGTCCTATTACCTGAAAAAGGCCGCCAAACTGCCCAAGGGCGGTTCGCTGCCGGGCAAAGAAGTCGCTGGCTCCGTCACCATGGCGCAGGTTCGTGAAATCGCCGAAGCCAAAATGGCTGACCTCAATGCCAATGACATTGATGCGGCCGCCAACATCATTGCCGGGTCCGCACGGGCCATGGGCCTGAAAGTGGAGGGCTAA
- a CDS encoding serine hydrolase domain-containing protein encodes MVLAACGGADAPADEPAEAEEDPVIVEVTSTAGRLPLALISTGWPDLETPILPEQLGMTAEGLADFRMAIASAVEARGAEGMTALLVRDGHVAAFVTAGNAPGGEALAGADTVWRSRVLAAPVITAGMLMLYDEGQFTLDEPAAYYLPEGRLGPVGSEEDSPTIAQIMTGDGTTGPDLKLQAEIIQNVSDTPVDVYLDERIFNQLGMTSMRLTEGAGGTFVLEASLRDMARFGQLLASGGGVGGARILDGATVSLMARDHLPDDRWALNSGLGEDMTPGVIGRGLGVAVLRSAGVTGPGATAGSYFSAGEGAFLLIDQGQGLMLVGLSEGAGGRDGDADIFRAAARAAYGAIAAD; translated from the coding sequence TTGGTATTGGCGGCATGCGGGGGTGCGGACGCGCCCGCCGATGAGCCTGCGGAGGCTGAAGAAGATCCCGTAATTGTCGAGGTGACGAGCACGGCCGGGCGGTTACCCCTGGCGTTGATCTCTACAGGCTGGCCTGATCTTGAAACCCCGATCCTTCCCGAACAGCTCGGGATGACGGCTGAGGGGCTTGCCGATTTTCGTATGGCGATCGCCAGCGCCGTCGAGGCGCGCGGTGCCGAGGGCATGACGGCCCTGTTGGTCCGTGACGGGCATGTTGCGGCCTTCGTGACGGCTGGCAATGCGCCCGGCGGAGAAGCGCTCGCCGGGGCCGATACGGTCTGGCGGAGCCGCGTGCTGGCTGCGCCTGTGATCACTGCCGGCATGCTGATGCTCTATGATGAGGGGCAATTCACGCTCGATGAACCGGCGGCCTATTACCTGCCCGAGGGGCGGCTGGGCCCGGTCGGGTCTGAGGAAGACAGCCCGACCATTGCGCAGATCATGACCGGGGACGGCACGACTGGCCCGGACCTCAAATTGCAGGCGGAGATCATCCAGAATGTCTCTGACACGCCGGTCGACGTCTATCTCGATGAGCGGATATTCAACCAGCTGGGCATGACGAGCATGCGGCTGACGGAAGGAGCGGGCGGGACGTTCGTTTTAGAGGCGAGCCTGCGGGATATGGCCCGGTTCGGCCAGCTCCTCGCCTCGGGCGGCGGGGTTGGCGGCGCGCGCATTCTTGATGGCGCGACGGTCAGCCTGATGGCGCGGGACCATTTGCCGGATGACCGATGGGCGCTGAATTCAGGGCTCGGCGAGGACATGACGCCGGGGGTTATTGGTCGTGGTCTCGGCGTTGCGGTCCTGCGCTCTGCCGGGGTCACAGGCCCCGGCGCCACGGCAGGCAGCTATTTCTCTGCCGGTGAGGGCGCTTTCCTGCTCATAGATCAGGGGCAGGGGCTGATGCTCGTTGGCCTCAGCGAGGGGGCCGGCGGACGCGATGGCGACGCCGATATCTTCCGCGCTGCGGCCCGCGCCGCCTATGGTGCCATCGCCGCAGACTAA
- a CDS encoding glycosyltransferase family 4 protein, with the protein MTLHYITGASAEADDWPLSRKLDSEIPDYRIFCGDASPRYRTKAALLFREYPKMIWFALKKSWQSIFARPKPDVVLAHTDIILFCYGLLKLLSFSSKPRLVWLGYIYSEKGTGLVGRLNRLFHRIVIGFCARVITYAGSDEEACRRVFPSQAEKFSTTLYGVGLGFTPKPYSEQARAGTILSAGRSQRDYACLAEAISDTDYAVDIVCDNLDACPDRLASEKVRIHRKVHGRDFIDMLQSAELVVVPLSDTSASAGHMVMQQAMAYRKPVIVTDIPSIRDYIFSDDSLVLVPPNDPAALAAAIDRLMKDDAARDALAGRAGEIFDAHLSMDRMAERVTELMKAELAAADSQPI; encoded by the coding sequence ATGACGCTGCATTATATCACTGGGGCCTCGGCGGAGGCGGATGACTGGCCGCTAAGCCGAAAGCTGGATTCAGAGATCCCCGATTACCGGATCTTTTGCGGTGATGCCTCGCCCCGTTACCGGACGAAGGCCGCGCTCCTGTTCCGCGAATACCCCAAAATGATCTGGTTTGCGCTAAAGAAGAGCTGGCAGAGCATCTTTGCGCGCCCGAAACCCGATGTCGTTCTGGCGCATACGGATATCATCCTCTTCTGCTACGGGCTTCTCAAGTTGCTCAGCTTTTCCTCGAAGCCGCGTCTTGTCTGGCTCGGCTATATTTATTCGGAAAAAGGGACCGGACTTGTGGGGCGCCTCAACCGGCTCTTCCACCGGATCGTCATCGGGTTTTGTGCGCGGGTCATCACCTATGCGGGCTCCGATGAGGAAGCCTGCCGCCGGGTATTTCCATCGCAGGCGGAGAAATTCTCAACCACGCTTTATGGCGTTGGTCTGGGGTTCACGCCCAAGCCTTACAGCGAGCAGGCGCGCGCCGGGACCATCCTCTCGGCCGGGCGGTCACAGCGGGATTATGCCTGCCTTGCAGAGGCGATCTCTGACACAGACTATGCGGTCGATATCGTTTGCGACAATCTTGATGCCTGTCCCGACCGGCTGGCCTCTGAAAAGGTCCGTATTCACCGCAAAGTGCATGGCCGCGACTTCATCGACATGCTGCAATCGGCAGAGCTTGTCGTCGTGCCGCTCAGCGATACCTCGGCCAGCGCCGGTCATATGGTGATGCAACAGGCCATGGCCTACCGCAAACCGGTCATCGTCACGGATATTCCGAGCATCAGGGATTATATCTTCTCTGATGACAGTCTCGTCCTTGTGCCGCCGAATGATCCGGCAGCACTGGCGGCTGCGATTGACCGGCTGATGAAGGATGACGCTGCGCGGGATGCGCTGGCGGGTCGGGCAGGCGAGATTTTCGATGCGCATCTCTCGATGGATCGGATGGCGGAGCGTGTCACCGAGTTGATGAAGGCGGAACTCGCCGCAGCGGACAGTCAGCCCATCTGA
- a CDS encoding TonB family protein: MDVTDTLLHRDRDVSHDGTSDGNETAASESPSTATSEADADAPHTNDGKIPSADDFSHAGEMLAAAREAMDLDVEEISKRINVKAERLTAIEALDKSALPAPTFTLGFVRSYARTLGLPEDALVERFRRDAGYPAPRQTPVLEPKLQKDLGPAPQMSLFTILLITGGVLWIVWQILQASAPDKAVLTAEGGEGIPLVERTLSSTGVPDYQMTTSLTDENALGGGLSLPSDAAPARVADAGEDDGVLEITAEELERALAAGEEEARSASLANARAAENDGALQVAAVEIPSPLTEAEEGEGDIDSAAAETVSEETETATEANTGVQSADELNAEALNRLALQNRGTTTEEAPATQEETLAEDDTADEPVMTDDGIAIVTADENAPAETVVEETVVASRVPATIRTAIEPVYPSRCESSAAETETVTIRYSVSRYGKVVGPEVASTTNPCFNRAAMAAVSRWDFFPAEEGGASVTDAGRTSRVVFQRP, translated from the coding sequence ATGGATGTGACCGATACCCTTCTTCATCGCGACCGAGATGTGTCCCATGACGGGACCTCGGACGGGAATGAGACGGCTGCGTCCGAATCACCTTCGACGGCCACATCTGAAGCGGATGCCGACGCGCCGCACACCAATGACGGGAAAATTCCGTCAGCGGATGACTTCTCCCATGCTGGCGAGATGCTCGCCGCCGCCCGCGAGGCGATGGACCTTGATGTCGAGGAAATCTCAAAACGCATCAATGTGAAGGCCGAGCGGCTCACCGCGATTGAGGCGCTCGACAAATCTGCCCTGCCGGCGCCGACCTTTACGCTCGGTTTCGTGCGCTCTTATGCGCGCACGCTTGGACTGCCCGAGGATGCGCTGGTCGAGCGTTTCCGCCGTGATGCGGGCTATCCCGCGCCGCGCCAGACGCCCGTACTTGAGCCCAAGCTGCAAAAGGATCTGGGGCCTGCGCCGCAGATGAGCCTTTTCACGATCCTGCTGATCACAGGCGGCGTTCTCTGGATCGTTTGGCAGATCCTTCAGGCGTCTGCCCCGGACAAGGCCGTCCTGACGGCCGAAGGTGGAGAGGGCATTCCGCTCGTTGAGCGCACGCTGTCTTCGACCGGGGTACCGGACTATCAGATGACGACCTCGCTGACCGACGAGAACGCGCTGGGCGGCGGGCTGTCACTGCCCTCCGATGCCGCGCCCGCCCGTGTCGCCGATGCCGGTGAGGATGACGGCGTTCTTGAGATCACCGCGGAAGAACTCGAACGCGCGCTGGCCGCAGGCGAAGAAGAGGCGCGTTCCGCGTCTCTCGCCAATGCCCGCGCCGCCGAGAATGACGGTGCCCTGCAAGTGGCTGCCGTTGAGATCCCGTCGCCTCTTACTGAAGCAGAAGAAGGCGAGGGGGACATCGACAGCGCCGCCGCAGAGACAGTCAGCGAAGAAACCGAAACCGCTACTGAGGCCAATACTGGTGTCCAGTCAGCCGATGAGCTGAATGCCGAGGCCTTGAACCGTCTGGCGCTCCAGAACCGGGGTACGACGACGGAAGAGGCGCCTGCCACCCAGGAGGAAACGCTCGCCGAAGATGATACTGCCGATGAGCCCGTCATGACCGATGACGGCATCGCTATTGTCACCGCCGATGAGAATGCGCCCGCTGAAACGGTCGTTGAAGAGACTGTGGTTGCGAGCCGTGTGCCGGCAACCATCCGCACGGCCATTGAGCCGGTCTATCCGTCCCGCTGCGAAAGCTCGGCGGCAGAGACCGAGACCGTCACCATCCGCTACAGCGTGTCGCGCTACGGCAAGGTTGTCGGACCGGAAGTCGCCTCGACCACGAACCCCTGTTTCAACCGTGCCGCGATGGCTGCCGTCTCGCGCTGGGATTTCTTCCCGGCTGAAGAGGGCGGCGCCTCCGTGACCGATGCCGGCCGGACCAGCCGCGTGGTCTTCCAGCGCCCGTAA
- a CDS encoding sulfurtransferase TusA family protein — MADLPAPERLDLRGLRCPLPVLRLEARARALPAGSRLEVLADDPIARVDIPHAMREAGHACEEVSAPENTRDYCVFEVTLGGKG, encoded by the coding sequence ATGGCTGACCTGCCTGCTCCGGAACGCCTTGATTTAAGAGGACTTCGCTGCCCCCTGCCGGTCCTCCGGCTGGAGGCTCGCGCACGCGCCCTTCCAGCAGGCAGCCGCCTCGAAGTGCTCGCCGATGACCCCATCGCAAGGGTCGATATCCCCCATGCGATGCGCGAGGCGGGGCACGCCTGTGAAGAGGTATCCGCCCCCGAAAATACGCGCGATTATTGCGTCTTCGAGGTCACATTGGGCGGAAAGGGGTGA
- a CDS encoding SEL1-like repeat protein: MGSKRFAPRNALLAGVSLAVAGIFTPAFADFDDALRAYSYHPNGQIDQAKVLEALDLWRKYAIAGDVQSRQVLGDVYSNQSVNGCSSDSRDLAGPKPVDTGVIQEDKVRALAWYTIAATHDFEDYSQKPDFCEINARARAQTRVPQLKSVMTTEQVEKAEDLVVTLLSSESEFDLYRLGVMYQTGNGMPKNNVEALTYYNLASSRALNANPNAVKAASFLKTIMTREEIEEADKKAREWQPPLHDAFQGPSPIAVDIENQTKVLQARRTALAIAEIEANFAEGNEHLVQGALAALGLYLDDIDGTRGPKTIAAIKRFQYNLVEDDENLSEEQKRDSMTGVLTPPQKVKLIERAASVNHPQSQYIYGVMYAEGIGVPVNGEQSVRWLKKSASFGYPLAHFALGKYYRQGIYGDDPIEPSRSEAAHHLGQAVALGYKPAEKALEELYTYDYAQ, translated from the coding sequence ATGGGCTCTAAGCGATTTGCACCGCGTAACGCGCTGTTAGCGGGGGTGAGCCTCGCTGTTGCGGGCATCTTCACACCGGCATTTGCTGACTTCGATGACGCACTACGCGCCTACTCTTATCACCCGAATGGCCAGATTGATCAGGCCAAGGTGCTCGAAGCACTCGACCTGTGGCGCAAATATGCGATCGCCGGCGATGTTCAGTCCCGCCAAGTTCTGGGCGATGTCTATTCGAACCAGTCCGTGAATGGCTGCTCGAGTGATTCGCGCGATCTTGCCGGACCGAAGCCGGTCGACACCGGCGTCATCCAGGAAGACAAGGTCCGCGCTCTCGCCTGGTACACGATCGCCGCGACCCATGATTTTGAAGATTACAGCCAGAAGCCTGATTTCTGCGAAATCAATGCCCGCGCTCGCGCCCAAACACGCGTGCCGCAGCTTAAATCCGTCATGACCACCGAGCAGGTTGAGAAGGCAGAAGACCTCGTTGTCACGCTCCTCTCCTCCGAATCAGAATTCGACCTCTACCGTCTTGGCGTGATGTACCAGACCGGCAACGGCATGCCGAAGAACAACGTCGAAGCACTGACCTATTACAATCTCGCCTCCAGCCGGGCGCTGAACGCCAATCCGAATGCGGTGAAGGCAGCCAGCTTCCTGAAGACAATCATGACGCGGGAAGAGATTGAGGAAGCCGACAAGAAAGCTCGCGAGTGGCAACCGCCGCTTCACGATGCTTTCCAGGGCCCGAGCCCGATTGCGGTCGATATCGAGAATCAGACCAAGGTTCTTCAGGCCCGCCGTACGGCCCTTGCCATCGCAGAAATCGAAGCGAATTTCGCCGAAGGCAATGAGCATCTTGTTCAGGGCGCCCTCGCCGCGCTCGGCCTTTATCTCGATGATATTGACGGCACACGTGGTCCCAAGACCATCGCAGCCATCAAGCGCTTCCAGTACAATCTCGTCGAGGATGACGAGAACCTGTCAGAAGAGCAAAAGCGTGACAGCATGACGGGTGTCCTCACCCCGCCGCAAAAAGTGAAGCTCATTGAGCGCGCGGCGTCGGTGAACCACCCGCAATCGCAATACATCTACGGTGTGATGTATGCTGAAGGTATCGGCGTGCCGGTGAATGGCGAACAATCCGTCCGCTGGCTGAAGAAGTCGGCTTCATTCGGATATCCGCTCGCCCACTTCGCCCTCGGCAAGTATTACCGCCAGGGCATTTACGGTGACGATCCGATCGAGCCGAGCCGGTCCGAAGCGGCCCACCATCTCGGACAGGCAGTCGCTCTTGGCTACAAGCCCGCCGAGAAGGCGCTCGAAGAGCTCTACACCTATGATTACGCGCAGTGA
- the rplA gene encoding 50S ribosomal protein L1 codes for MAKVGKRLRNAREGIDFKTLHGLTEAVETVKKNATAKFDETVEISMNLGVDPRHADQMVRGVVSLPNGTGRSVRVAVFAKDDKAEEARAAGAEIVGAEDLVEQIQNGEMDFDRVIATPDMMPLVGRLGKQLGPRGLMPNPKVGTVTPNIKKAVEDAKGGAVQFRVEKNGIVHAGVGKASFDATKLEENVRAFVDAVNKAKPSGAKGTYIKRIALTSTMGPGIKVDPQSALVAE; via the coding sequence ATGGCGAAAGTCGGAAAACGTCTGCGCAATGCGCGTGAAGGCATCGATTTCAAGACACTGCACGGCCTGACCGAAGCGGTCGAAACCGTGAAAAAGAACGCCACGGCGAAATTTGACGAAACGGTCGAGATTTCGATGAACCTTGGTGTTGATCCTCGGCATGCGGACCAGATGGTTCGCGGTGTCGTCTCGCTGCCGAATGGCACGGGCCGTTCTGTTCGCGTTGCTGTCTTTGCAAAAGACGACAAGGCGGAAGAAGCTCGCGCGGCTGGTGCTGAAATCGTCGGGGCCGAAGACCTCGTCGAGCAGATCCAGAATGGCGAAATGGATTTTGATCGCGTGATCGCAACGCCGGACATGATGCCGCTCGTCGGTCGTCTGGGTAAGCAACTCGGCCCGCGTGGCCTGATGCCGAACCCGAAAGTCGGCACGGTGACCCCGAACATCAAAAAGGCCGTCGAAGATGCCAAGGGCGGGGCTGTTCAGTTCCGCGTCGAGAAGAACGGTATCGTTCACGCCGGTGTTGGCAAAGCCAGCTTTGATGCGACGAAGCTCGAAGAAAACGTCCGCGCTTTCGTCGATGCCGTGAACAAGGCGAAGCCGTCAGGCGCCAAGGGCACCTACATCAAGCGGATCGCCCTGACCTCGACCATGGGTCCGGGCATCAAGGTCGACCCGCAAAGCGCTCTTGTCGCTGAATAA
- a CDS encoding DUF6265 family protein: protein MPNLLLSLMGAGAMLMSSAFAQNKSTEWSLDELAWLEGCWEGPAFDGFAKECWVTGPGGHMTGLLQLEEEGKIVFTEIFHLADFEEGPSLRVKHFNADMTSWEEKDGFHAFKLQRTEPGLGVFSGLTLRLEEDGRQTIELVLTNNEGERWTEAIVYERVSGPAK from the coding sequence ATGCCGAATTTATTGCTGTCCCTGATGGGTGCGGGCGCCATGCTGATGTCATCGGCTTTTGCGCAGAATAAGAGCACCGAATGGTCGCTCGACGAGCTCGCTTGGCTGGAAGGCTGTTGGGAAGGCCCGGCCTTTGACGGTTTTGCCAAGGAGTGCTGGGTTACCGGACCGGGTGGGCACATGACGGGCCTTCTCCAACTCGAAGAAGAGGGCAAGATCGTCTTTACGGAGATCTTTCATCTTGCTGACTTTGAGGAAGGTCCGTCCTTGCGGGTCAAACACTTCAATGCCGACATGACGAGCTGGGAAGAGAAAGACGGATTTCACGCTTTCAAGTTGCAGCGGACAGAGCCTGGCCTAGGCGTTTTTTCCGGCCTGACCCTACGCCTCGAAGAAGATGGCCGCCAGACAATCGAGCTCGTCCTGACCAACAACGAAGGCGAACGCTGGACGGAAGCCATTGTTTATGAACGGGTATCCGGCCCAGCTAAGTAG
- a CDS encoding DUF3592 domain-containing protein, producing MKDRADWLELIKETLLTPGRVVYETAGLERSDVHVMILYIGIVFALITANSLRRNAILKERGVPATGSVIGLQRDPDGPDRPRIAYKDKYGGEWTFVSDVPCKDETKFIGSEVDILYDPDHPSRAQEAGRQIMRSWQNVMAVTVSTITLVIAFMPLPFTELFTQMG from the coding sequence ATGAAGGACCGCGCAGACTGGCTCGAGCTGATCAAGGAAACCCTGCTGACGCCGGGCCGCGTGGTCTATGAAACGGCCGGGCTTGAACGCTCCGATGTCCATGTCATGATCCTTTACATCGGGATTGTCTTCGCGCTGATCACCGCAAACAGCCTGCGGCGCAATGCGATCCTGAAAGAGCGCGGCGTCCCGGCCACAGGCAGTGTCATCGGTCTTCAGCGCGATCCCGACGGCCCGGACCGCCCCCGCATCGCCTATAAGGATAAATATGGCGGCGAGTGGACCTTCGTCTCTGACGTGCCGTGCAAGGATGAAACGAAGTTTATCGGCAGCGAGGTCGATATCCTCTACGATCCCGACCATCCCTCACGCGCGCAGGAAGCAGGCCGGCAGATCATGCGAAGCTGGCAGAATGTGATGGCGGTGACGGTCAGTACGATCACGCTGGTGATCGCCTTCATGCCGCTGCCCTTCACAGAGCTGTTTACTCAGATGGGCTGA